A genomic segment from Lasioglossum baleicum chromosome 5, iyLasBale1, whole genome shotgun sequence encodes:
- the LOC143209033 gene encoding uncharacterized protein LOC143209033, which produces MSDNMRNSKIRELTRLRVQRLRKRRKLCTEFINSEADTIVMSKNSESRIKNLVSHVVEISGVNRNIPHTINDDIVSSEGDETSEDTGHNSCGNHTEPVINYQNSSNETTDEEGAENCQESGFNDIRDIRQWALMDPPIPHTRLEILMDILRKHSYPTLPKTAKTFLATACNNYTIESFNGTNDEFVYFGISKVLEKCVNPEIHKSSEIPLMFNVDGLPLFKSSKKQFWPILCKIFHDPDIYRPFPVAIYCGDGKPTNIERYLEKFINEINDLQRNGIAIDSRRFTISIKAFICDRPARSFLKCNKGHGGYFACERFRNQSNTGHHLGISPLLRINPKIDMINHFLLDSMHLLYLGIMKKLLHYWIDGNVKGLKLSDRAKVQLSDLLQRIKVPAEFQRTTRSLTEYHKFKATEYRFLLLYAAPVIFKKILTTDMMLKI; this is translated from the exons ATGTCggataatatgcgaaattctAAAATTCGTGAACTCACACGTCTCAGAGTTCAACGACTTCGCAAGCGGCGTAAATTGTGCACAGAATTTATAAATTCGGAAGCAGATACGATAGTGATGTCGAAAAATAGTGAATCAAGAAT AAAAAATTTGGTGTCACATGTTGTAGAAATTTCGGGAGTTAATCGAAATATACCACACACAATTAATGATGATATTGTGTCATCGGAGGGAGACGAAACAAGCGAGGATACAGGACATAACAGCTGTGGAAATCATACAGAACCTGTTATAAATTATCAGAATTCAAGCAATGAGACAACAGACGAAGAGGGTGCGGAGAACTGTCAAGAAAGTGGCTTTAATGACATACGAGATATACGTCAATGGGCTCTCATGGATCCACCAATACCACATACTCGACTGGAAATATTGATGGACATATTAAGGAAACATTCTTATCCTACTTTACCAAAAACGGCAAAAACATTTCTAGCTACAGCATGCAATAATTATACCATCGAAAGCTTTAATGGCACCAATGATGAATTTGTGTACTTCGGGATAAGTAAAGTTCTTGAAAAATGTGTAAATCCAGAGATTCACAAAAGTAGTGAAATACCGTTGATGTTCAACGTTGATGGTTTACCATTATTTAAATCCAGCAAAAAACAGTTTTGGCCAATACTATGTAAAATTTTTCATGATCCTGATATTTACCGACCTTTTCCTGTTGCCATTTATTGTGGAGATGGAAAACCAACTAATATTGAACGATATTTGGagaaatttataaatgaaattaatgatcTACAACGTAATGGTATTGCTATAGATAGTAGAAGATTTACTATATCTATCAAAGCTTTTATATGTGACAGACCTGCACGTTCATTTCTAAAATGTAATAAAGGTCACGGAGGATACTTTGCCTGCGAGAGAT TTAGAAATCAAAGCAATACGGGACATCATTTAGGAATATCTCCTTTACTTCGCATAAATCCGAAAATTGATATGATCAATCACTTTTTGCTGGACTCCATGCACTTGCTATATTTGGGTATTATGAAAAAACTATTACATTACTGGATAGATGGAAATGTGAAAGGGTTGAAGCTGAGTGATCGTGCTAAGGTACAATTGTCAGATTTACTACAAAGGATAAAAGTGCCTGCTGAATTTCAACGAACGACTAGATCGCTAACAGAGTATCATAAATTCAAAGCCACCGAATAccgatttttattgttatatgcAGCTCCTGTTATcttcaagaaaattttaacaactgAC ATGATGTTAAAAATATGA
- the LOC143209178 gene encoding uncharacterized protein LOC143209178 isoform X1 encodes MAATTRKGLKRKYVEKVADNEKVLDETDSEMNSDIVEDVEIITKKRRKQPKKLNRRVTVSESSDSSLDFTKRDSPPQILKSNTVESTSTPPSNLCQDDINSLKNYINETIEQNCKPLSVKLSQLTSMMVDIKATLNELLERSIDHKSTNNSCDVISDFNEIWKLPCQTVEEFKIFDEKIGKEIDVRKKLVRFYTVLFFVFIYYMYIKQELILSRNFVQAHKFISIINKRTTIVRNMSEILRYCLSREVALRCNAVKHVEGKLFVFKDTNLYNVVKPAMVSALSSDENPLKDCDIIKVIGTVLHHCRDWEEGRMKRQKKNITNTNENKNRKLLSEIDQLCDVNLDDNI; translated from the exons ATGGCTGCGACGACTAGGAAAGGCCTCAAGCGAAAATATGTGGAAAAAGTTGCAGATAACGAAAAAG TTTTAGATGAGACGGATTCTGAAATGAATTCTGATATTGTTGAAGACGTCGAGATCATaacgaaaaaaagaaggaaGCAACCGAAGAAATTAAACAGAAGAGTCACCGTTTCAGAAAGTTCCGACAGCAGCTTAGACTTTACTAAACGCGATTCACCGCCGCAAATATTAAAATCAAACACAGTTGAATCTACATCCACTCCACCGTCGAATTTATGTCAAGACGACATCAATTCATTGAAAA ATTACATCAACGAAACAATAGAACAAAATTGCAAACCCCTATCAGTTAAATTAAGCCAACTGACAAGTATGATGGTCGACATAAAAGCAACCCTGAACGAGCTGTTAGAAAGATCAATCGATCATAAGAGCACTAACAACAGTTGCGATGTTAtttccgattttaatgaaatttggaAACTTCCGTGTCAGACGGTAGAGGAGTTCAAAATATTTGATGAAAAAATCGGAAAGGAGATAGATGTCCGTAAAAAATTGGTAAGATTTTATACTGTTCTATttttcgtatttatttattatatgtatataaaacaaGAATTAATTCTATCGCGAAATTTTGTACAGGCACACAAATTTATTAGCATTATAAACAAACGAACAACAATCGTCAGAAATATGAGCGAAATACTGAGATACTGCTTATCTCGAGAAGTTGCTCTCAGATGCAATGCAGTAAAGCATGTCGAGGGGAAGCTATTTGTATTTAAAGATACAAATCTTTATAATGTTGTTAAAC ctGCGATGGTGTCAGCTTTGTCAAGTGACGAAAATCCGTTAAAGGATTGCGACATTATAAAAGTAATAGGGACAGTATTACACCACTGTAGAGATTGGGAAGAAGGACGAATGAAACggcagaaaaaaaatattacgaaCACAAAcgagaataaaaatagaaaattattatctGAGATCGATCAACTTTGCGATGTAAATCTGGatgataatatataa
- the LOC143209178 gene encoding uncharacterized protein LOC143209178 isoform X2, with the protein MAATTRKGLKRKYVEKVADNEKVLDETDSEMNSDIVEDVEIITKKRRKQPKKLNRRVTVSESSDSSLDFTKRDSPPQILKSNTVESTSTPPSNLCQDDINSLKNYINETIEQNCKPLSVKLSQLTSMMVDIKATLNELLERSIDHKSTNNSCDVISDFNEIWKLPCQTVEEFKIFDEKIGKEIDVRKKLAHKFISIINKRTTIVRNMSEILRYCLSREVALRCNAVKHVEGKLFVFKDTNLYNVVKPAMVSALSSDENPLKDCDIIKVIGTVLHHCRDWEEGRMKRQKKNITNTNENKNRKLLSEIDQLCDVNLDDNI; encoded by the exons ATGGCTGCGACGACTAGGAAAGGCCTCAAGCGAAAATATGTGGAAAAAGTTGCAGATAACGAAAAAG TTTTAGATGAGACGGATTCTGAAATGAATTCTGATATTGTTGAAGACGTCGAGATCATaacgaaaaaaagaaggaaGCAACCGAAGAAATTAAACAGAAGAGTCACCGTTTCAGAAAGTTCCGACAGCAGCTTAGACTTTACTAAACGCGATTCACCGCCGCAAATATTAAAATCAAACACAGTTGAATCTACATCCACTCCACCGTCGAATTTATGTCAAGACGACATCAATTCATTGAAAA ATTACATCAACGAAACAATAGAACAAAATTGCAAACCCCTATCAGTTAAATTAAGCCAACTGACAAGTATGATGGTCGACATAAAAGCAACCCTGAACGAGCTGTTAGAAAGATCAATCGATCATAAGAGCACTAACAACAGTTGCGATGTTAtttccgattttaatgaaatttggaAACTTCCGTGTCAGACGGTAGAGGAGTTCAAAATATTTGATGAAAAAATCGGAAAGGAGATAGATGTCCGTAAAAAATTG GCACACAAATTTATTAGCATTATAAACAAACGAACAACAATCGTCAGAAATATGAGCGAAATACTGAGATACTGCTTATCTCGAGAAGTTGCTCTCAGATGCAATGCAGTAAAGCATGTCGAGGGGAAGCTATTTGTATTTAAAGATACAAATCTTTATAATGTTGTTAAAC ctGCGATGGTGTCAGCTTTGTCAAGTGACGAAAATCCGTTAAAGGATTGCGACATTATAAAAGTAATAGGGACAGTATTACACCACTGTAGAGATTGGGAAGAAGGACGAATGAAACggcagaaaaaaaatattacgaaCACAAAcgagaataaaaatagaaaattattatctGAGATCGATCAACTTTGCGATGTAAATCTGGatgataatatataa
- the LOC143209176 gene encoding uncharacterized protein LOC143209176 isoform X1, with product MLSQKYPIEVPLDHWTRVESEGGKNDGSNESRAIDEPSTSGDCIGVPVDYLMSFESRAIDEPSTSGGNYITEDGQMRRRNLKRSREENVGRAVSSKKLAKVFSYSRTFLLLHFNEAINEEKESFKKQRSILKIFNTTAARGLSQETKKVYQEMMNMRRKIKRYNMQRRNYKKRLEIAEQFVNNRFWETVPEHIKNMFLCYHRNMNRKECKRSFTLKEKIMALSIWKKIPKNYKFFQNLLLLPSTATLNKIIAQLDISPGICDSVFEAMKQNVKSFLPKEKYCILIFDEIQLSAGLQYNSTVDNIEGIYTDRNGSLQFADHATVWMLKGVYGARPWKQTVAFTYSNSSSTYLDITEMYTKIAMAAENIGLQVIASVCDQNSNNVKAINVLINNSPNQTISVNNREIIPLYDIPHLMKCIRNNLLTKDLQFSLDGTNQLIAKWEHIDGTYEIDRSNGPNRLLTKITDKHIKKECLQKMKVACCTQVFSATFAKVINLYANYRPIQGDHIVALSQDPKHTASLLLFINNLFDTLNNFYNESSNSTSYTRNVATWNEAIKVISSMKYIKQKPNDRTHPVVLNSWICTLKNVIKLNCK from the exons atgtTATCACAGAAAT ACCCGATTGAAGTTCCACTAGATCATTGGACTCgtgttgaaagtgaaggtgGTAAAAATGATGGTTCCAATGAAAGCAGAGCCATTGATGAACCTTCAACGAGCGGag ACTGTATTGGAGTTCCAGTGGATTATTTAATGAGTTTTGAAAGCAGAGCCATTGATGAACCTTCAACGAGCGGAGGCAATTATATTACAGAAG atGGTCAGATGCGTAGAAGAAACCTAAAGCGTTCAAGGGAAGAGAATGTAGGAAGAGCAGTATCATCAAAGAAACTGGCAAAAG TGTTTTCTTATTCAAGAACATTCCTTCTGCTGCATTTCAATGAGGCAATAAATGAGGAAAAAGAGTCCTTTAAGAAACAAA ggtctattttgaaaattttcaatacgacAGCTGCCAGAGGCCTATCCCAAGAGACGAAGAAAGTGTATCAAGAAATGATGAACATGCGGAGGAAGATAAAGCGCTACAACATGCAGAGGCGTAATTACAAGAAGAGACTGGAAATTGCTGAACAGTTCGTCAATAACAGGTTTTGGGAAACTGTGCCTGAGCAcataaaaaatatgttcttATGTTACCATAGAAACATGAATAGGAAGGAGTGTAAAAGATCGTTTACGTTGAAGGAAAAGATTATGGCACTGTCGATTTGGAAGAAGATCCCGAAAAATTATAAGttctttcaaaatttacttTTATTGCCGTCTACGGCTACACTGAATAAAATAATTGCCCAGTTAGACATTAGTCCTGGCATTTGCGATAGTGTTTTTGAGGCTATGAAACAAAACGTAAAATCTTTCTTACCTAAAGAAAAATACTGCATTTTGATTTTCGACGAGATTCAATTATCTGCGGGATTGCAGTATAATTCAACAGTAGATAATATTGAAGGCATTTATACAGATAGAAATGGTAGTTTACAGTTTGCGGACCATGCGACAGTCTGGATGCTGAAAGGCGTATACGGTGCAAGGCCGTGGAAACAGACTGTCGCATTTACGTACTCTAACAGTAGTAGTACGTATTTAGACATTACAGAAATGTATACAAAGATTGCAATGGCAGCAGAGAATATTGGTCTTCAGGTCATTGCTTCTGTTTGTGACCAAAATTCAAACAATGTAAAGGCCATAAATGTGTTGATAAATAATTCGCCAAACCAGACTATTTCAGTCAACAATCGGGAAATAATTCCTTTATACGATATTCCGCACTTGATGAAGTGCATAAGAAATAACTTGCTGACGAAAGATTTGCAATTCTCCCTCGATGGCACCAATCAGCTAATCGCGAAGTGGGAGCACATAGACGGGACATATGAAATAGATCGCAGTAATGGACCTAATCGTCTTCTAACGAAAATTACtgataaacatattaaaaaggaATGCTTACAAAAGATGAAAGTAGCATGCTGTACGCAAGTCTTTAGTGCAACATTTGCAAAGGTGATCAATCTGTACGCGAATTATAGACCCATTCAGGGAGACCATATTGTAGCTTTGTCACAAGATCCAAAACATACAGCAAGTTTATtactttttattaataatttattcgatacactaaataatttttataatgaaaGTTCTAACAGCACTTCATACACCCGAAATGTCGCTACTTGGAATGAAGCAATTAAAGTTATCTCGTcgatgaaatatataaaacagaAACCAAACGATAGAACACACCCCGTTGTTTTAAACAGTTGGATATGCACACTTAAAAATGTCATCAAATTGAATTGCAAATAA
- the LOC143209176 gene encoding uncharacterized protein LOC143209176 isoform X3 — translation MLSQKYPIEVPLDHWTRVESEGGKNDGSNESRAIDEPSTSGDCIGVPVDYLMSFESRAIDEPSTSGGNYITEDGQMRRRNLKRSREENVGRAVSSKKLAKEHSFCCISMRQ, via the exons atgtTATCACAGAAAT ACCCGATTGAAGTTCCACTAGATCATTGGACTCgtgttgaaagtgaaggtgGTAAAAATGATGGTTCCAATGAAAGCAGAGCCATTGATGAACCTTCAACGAGCGGag ACTGTATTGGAGTTCCAGTGGATTATTTAATGAGTTTTGAAAGCAGAGCCATTGATGAACCTTCAACGAGCGGAGGCAATTATATTACAGAAG atGGTCAGATGCGTAGAAGAAACCTAAAGCGTTCAAGGGAAGAGAATGTAGGAAGAGCAGTATCATCAAAGAAACTGGCAAAAG AACATTCCTTCTGCTGCATTTCAATGAGGCAATAA
- the LOC143209176 gene encoding uncharacterized protein LOC143209176 isoform X2, protein MSFESRAIDEPSTSGGNYITEDGQMRRRNLKRSREENVGRAVSSKKLAKVFSYSRTFLLLHFNEAINEEKESFKKQRSILKIFNTTAARGLSQETKKVYQEMMNMRRKIKRYNMQRRNYKKRLEIAEQFVNNRFWETVPEHIKNMFLCYHRNMNRKECKRSFTLKEKIMALSIWKKIPKNYKFFQNLLLLPSTATLNKIIAQLDISPGICDSVFEAMKQNVKSFLPKEKYCILIFDEIQLSAGLQYNSTVDNIEGIYTDRNGSLQFADHATVWMLKGVYGARPWKQTVAFTYSNSSSTYLDITEMYTKIAMAAENIGLQVIASVCDQNSNNVKAINVLINNSPNQTISVNNREIIPLYDIPHLMKCIRNNLLTKDLQFSLDGTNQLIAKWEHIDGTYEIDRSNGPNRLLTKITDKHIKKECLQKMKVACCTQVFSATFAKVINLYANYRPIQGDHIVALSQDPKHTASLLLFINNLFDTLNNFYNESSNSTSYTRNVATWNEAIKVISSMKYIKQKPNDRTHPVVLNSWICTLKNVIKLNCK, encoded by the exons ATGAGTTTTGAAAGCAGAGCCATTGATGAACCTTCAACGAGCGGAGGCAATTATATTACAGAAG atGGTCAGATGCGTAGAAGAAACCTAAAGCGTTCAAGGGAAGAGAATGTAGGAAGAGCAGTATCATCAAAGAAACTGGCAAAAG TGTTTTCTTATTCAAGAACATTCCTTCTGCTGCATTTCAATGAGGCAATAAATGAGGAAAAAGAGTCCTTTAAGAAACAAA ggtctattttgaaaattttcaatacgacAGCTGCCAGAGGCCTATCCCAAGAGACGAAGAAAGTGTATCAAGAAATGATGAACATGCGGAGGAAGATAAAGCGCTACAACATGCAGAGGCGTAATTACAAGAAGAGACTGGAAATTGCTGAACAGTTCGTCAATAACAGGTTTTGGGAAACTGTGCCTGAGCAcataaaaaatatgttcttATGTTACCATAGAAACATGAATAGGAAGGAGTGTAAAAGATCGTTTACGTTGAAGGAAAAGATTATGGCACTGTCGATTTGGAAGAAGATCCCGAAAAATTATAAGttctttcaaaatttacttTTATTGCCGTCTACGGCTACACTGAATAAAATAATTGCCCAGTTAGACATTAGTCCTGGCATTTGCGATAGTGTTTTTGAGGCTATGAAACAAAACGTAAAATCTTTCTTACCTAAAGAAAAATACTGCATTTTGATTTTCGACGAGATTCAATTATCTGCGGGATTGCAGTATAATTCAACAGTAGATAATATTGAAGGCATTTATACAGATAGAAATGGTAGTTTACAGTTTGCGGACCATGCGACAGTCTGGATGCTGAAAGGCGTATACGGTGCAAGGCCGTGGAAACAGACTGTCGCATTTACGTACTCTAACAGTAGTAGTACGTATTTAGACATTACAGAAATGTATACAAAGATTGCAATGGCAGCAGAGAATATTGGTCTTCAGGTCATTGCTTCTGTTTGTGACCAAAATTCAAACAATGTAAAGGCCATAAATGTGTTGATAAATAATTCGCCAAACCAGACTATTTCAGTCAACAATCGGGAAATAATTCCTTTATACGATATTCCGCACTTGATGAAGTGCATAAGAAATAACTTGCTGACGAAAGATTTGCAATTCTCCCTCGATGGCACCAATCAGCTAATCGCGAAGTGGGAGCACATAGACGGGACATATGAAATAGATCGCAGTAATGGACCTAATCGTCTTCTAACGAAAATTACtgataaacatattaaaaaggaATGCTTACAAAAGATGAAAGTAGCATGCTGTACGCAAGTCTTTAGTGCAACATTTGCAAAGGTGATCAATCTGTACGCGAATTATAGACCCATTCAGGGAGACCATATTGTAGCTTTGTCACAAGATCCAAAACATACAGCAAGTTTATtactttttattaataatttattcgatacactaaataatttttataatgaaaGTTCTAACAGCACTTCATACACCCGAAATGTCGCTACTTGGAATGAAGCAATTAAAGTTATCTCGTcgatgaaatatataaaacagaAACCAAACGATAGAACACACCCCGTTGTTTTAAACAGTTGGATATGCACACTTAAAAATGTCATCAAATTGAATTGCAAATAA